One Paracidovorax avenae ATCC 19860 genomic region harbors:
- a CDS encoding sensor histidine kinase translates to MTRPLPWPLHGANSLRRKLVAPLLWTWIASAVAASLAAFWLTGRATQLVLDRVLRDDAVALASQIQWNPDGPVLAIDARTASSMVYDSFAPSHFTLRTDDGAVLAGNAELALPPQRGDRQGDADGSFFFEHDTPWGRLRQVAVHARHAGSPGVWVIVGESVAKRQMLTRELAQSIFLPVAVLGFVIVPLVLFGVRRGLQPARAVGDAMGRRGIDDLSPLPLEDVPDELRSMVQHTNDLLRRLGESVDSERRFISDAAHQLRTPVAGIHLLVEDLRRVYQADPAQPPDAEVLFELHSAADRATRLVRQLLSLAHGGVDAGAAVEPVALAPLALRAMERYAAAAAEAGKSVEAGDGLREDGYRAQALALPLLLEEALANVLDNAIRYGGRRIRVDLVPEPGLPGGGWCLQVDDDGPPLPQAHREAMLAPFWRAGESGSEGSGLGLPIALKALRRMGGDLPVPEVPPGGGTRVRLLLRAT, encoded by the coding sequence GTGACGCGGCCGCTGCCGTGGCCGCTGCACGGCGCCAACAGCCTGCGGCGCAAGCTGGTGGCGCCGCTGCTGTGGACCTGGATCGCCTCGGCCGTGGCGGCGTCGCTGGCGGCGTTCTGGCTGACCGGCCGGGCGACCCAGCTGGTGCTGGACCGCGTGCTGCGCGACGATGCCGTGGCGCTGGCGTCGCAGATCCAGTGGAACCCGGACGGGCCCGTGCTGGCCATCGATGCCCGCACGGCGTCGTCCATGGTCTATGACTCTTTCGCGCCGTCGCACTTCACGCTGCGCACCGACGACGGGGCCGTGCTGGCCGGCAATGCCGAGCTCGCCCTGCCGCCGCAGCGGGGCGACCGGCAGGGCGATGCCGACGGATCGTTCTTCTTCGAGCACGACACGCCCTGGGGGCGGCTGCGGCAGGTGGCGGTGCATGCACGCCATGCCGGCTCGCCGGGGGTGTGGGTGATCGTGGGCGAGTCGGTGGCCAAGCGGCAGATGCTGACCCGGGAGCTGGCGCAGTCGATCTTCCTGCCGGTCGCGGTGCTGGGGTTCGTGATCGTGCCGCTGGTGCTGTTCGGCGTGCGCCGCGGCCTGCAGCCGGCCCGTGCCGTGGGCGACGCGATGGGGCGGCGCGGCATCGACGACCTGTCCCCCCTGCCGCTGGAGGACGTGCCCGACGAACTCCGCAGCATGGTGCAGCACACCAACGACCTGCTGCGGCGCCTGGGGGAATCGGTCGATTCGGAGCGCCGCTTCATCTCGGATGCCGCGCACCAGCTGCGCACGCCCGTGGCCGGCATCCATCTGCTGGTGGAAGACCTGCGCCGGGTGTACCAGGCCGACCCGGCGCAGCCGCCCGATGCGGAGGTGCTGTTCGAACTCCATTCGGCCGCAGACCGGGCCACGCGGCTGGTGCGCCAGCTGCTGTCCCTGGCCCACGGCGGGGTGGATGCCGGCGCGGCGGTGGAGCCCGTGGCCCTGGCGCCGTTGGCGCTGCGTGCCATGGAACGCTACGCGGCGGCAGCGGCCGAAGCGGGCAAGTCGGTCGAGGCCGGCGACGGCCTGCGGGAGGACGGGTACCGCGCGCAGGCCCTGGCGCTGCCGCTGCTGCTGGAAGAGGCGCTGGCGAATGTGCTGGACAACGCCATCCGCTATGGCGGCCGGCGCATCCGCGTGGACCTGGTGCCCGAGCCCGGGCTGCCCGGTGGTGGATGGTGCCTGCAGGTGGACGACGACGGGCCGCCGCTGCCGCAGGCGCACCGCGAGGCCATGCTGGCGCCGTTCTGGCGCGCAGGCGAATCCGGCTCGGAAGGCTCCGGCCTGGGCCTGCCCATCGCCCTCAAGGCCCTGCGCCGCATGGGGGGCGACCTGCCCGTGCCCGAGGTGCCGCCCGGCGGGGGCACCCGGGTGCGGCTGCTGCTGCGCGCCACCTGA
- a CDS encoding efflux RND transporter periplasmic adaptor subunit, with translation MKSTFPNLRKRLAWCGGAALLTAVAAAAVLVLLPSRESAAADAPAPSLPELSRSGKVADGVVRVSSSQAATLDLGPAERRAFEDVQQAIGNIDFNQDRTVPVSTAYAGRIARVLVKAGDTVRAGQTLYTVNVPDIAQAASALVSTAGTLRSATETLRRAQALVGDNSIAQKEYQQNLSDQQAADAAYRAARKTLQLFGLAEADIQRIERDHAIDVEMPVKSPIDGRVVARSAQPGLLTQPGASPAPVTVSDVRTLWMVASVPESDFSHYQVGQPVSVHVQAWPGRAFTGRISYVGDTVDASTHRFVVRADVADPDRALRPQMLADFRITLAPPQEAAAVPATAVVRETSGDNVVWVAEGAKDPLGVRLQRRAVAVGRSDGGQVQVTAGLQPGDRIARRNALLLSNLYETGAAE, from the coding sequence ATGAAGTCCACGTTCCCGAACCTGCGCAAGCGCCTGGCCTGGTGTGGCGGCGCGGCCCTGCTGACCGCCGTCGCCGCAGCGGCGGTGCTGGTGCTGCTGCCTTCCAGGGAGTCGGCCGCCGCCGATGCGCCTGCGCCGTCGCTACCGGAGCTGTCGCGGTCCGGCAAGGTGGCCGACGGCGTGGTGCGCGTCTCCTCCAGCCAGGCGGCCACGCTGGACCTGGGGCCGGCGGAGCGGCGCGCCTTCGAGGACGTGCAGCAGGCCATCGGCAACATCGACTTCAACCAGGACCGCACGGTGCCCGTCTCCACCGCCTATGCGGGCCGCATCGCGCGGGTGCTGGTCAAGGCCGGCGACACCGTGCGCGCGGGGCAGACGCTCTACACGGTGAACGTGCCCGACATCGCGCAGGCCGCATCGGCGCTGGTATCGACCGCCGGCACGCTGCGCTCGGCCACCGAGACCCTGCGCCGCGCGCAGGCGCTGGTGGGCGACAACAGCATCGCGCAGAAGGAATACCAGCAGAACCTGTCGGACCAGCAGGCGGCCGATGCGGCGTACCGCGCAGCGCGCAAGACGCTGCAGCTGTTCGGCCTGGCCGAGGCCGACATCCAGCGCATCGAGCGCGACCACGCCATCGATGTCGAGATGCCGGTCAAGAGCCCGATTGACGGCCGCGTCGTCGCGCGGTCCGCCCAGCCGGGGCTGCTGACCCAGCCCGGCGCGTCGCCCGCGCCGGTCACGGTGTCGGACGTGCGCACGCTCTGGATGGTGGCCAGCGTGCCCGAGTCGGATTTCTCGCACTACCAGGTGGGCCAGCCGGTGAGCGTGCATGTGCAGGCGTGGCCGGGCCGGGCCTTCACCGGCCGCATCAGCTACGTGGGCGATACGGTGGATGCCAGCACTCACCGTTTCGTGGTGCGCGCCGACGTGGCCGACCCCGATCGTGCGCTGCGCCCGCAGATGCTGGCGGACTTCCGCATCACGCTCGCGCCGCCGCAGGAGGCCGCCGCGGTTCCGGCGACGGCCGTGGTGCGCGAAACCTCGGGCGACAACGTGGTCTGGGTAGCCGAGGGCGCCAAGGACCCACTGGGCGTGCGGCTGCAGCGCCGCGCCGTCGCCGTGGGGCGCAGCGATGGGGGCCAGGTGCAGGTCACGGCCGGCCTGCAGCCGGGCGACCGCATAGCGCGCCGCAATGCGCTGCTGCTGAGCAACCTGTACGAGACCGGCGCCGCCGAGTAG
- a CDS encoding efflux RND transporter permease subunit has translation MFRPLLAFVLSRRPIVLLGLLAFMAAGILAFLHLNVEAYPNPAPVILEITAQAPGQSAEEMERYYTRPMEVGLATTPGVDNIRSTSFYGLSFVRVTFKYGTDYYFALTQVANNLQANVSLPNSVQPQIQASSLVGEILRYQVKGPPGMGLTQLRTLQDWVIQRRLLTVPGVAQVVTWGGTTKEYHVEPDAKLLESRGVTLQQLISAIGNANLNVGGRAISVGDQSVNIRGLGAVESLADIGNVVITQQNGLPIQVKDVAHISEGTVPRLGEAGRDDQNDVVTGVVIMNRTLHTKDVMERVQQAVEKINGDHSLPPGVHLAPYYDRSALVNVTTHTVLHNLVFGCLLVFLIQWIFLGDLRSAVIVSVNIPFALFFSIMILVLTNESANLLSLGAVDFGIIVDSAVILVENVFRNFQRSRGDRATSLRALAREPDGAALTPATGWTARLRTIYLSARQVDSSVLFSTCITIAAFTPLFTMQGVEGQIFGPMARTYGYALAGALLATFTITPVLASYLLPRKVEEKETLIVRAIHHAYRPALHWVLAHARTTVAIGCVALLAGGLLATRLGSEFLPALEEGNLWIRASMPPTISLEAGTEQVNRMRALIKAYPEVVTVVSQHGRPDDGSDASGFNNVELFAPLKPFGDWRPGMTKERLVTELQSKFESAFPGVGFNFSQYIQDNVEEGLSGVKGANSVKIIGPDLPTLERLADEVMGVMRQVDGVADLGTFHTLGQPNMNIHIDRARAARYGLNTGDVNATIQAALAGTNATTVLEGDRQFGLTVRFPKEQRGSIDAVRALRIGYTTSGGGTAFIPLTDVATISVDTGATYIYHESNERYIPIKFSARGRDLGSTVSEVQRKVAEQVQLPEGYRITYAGEFEELQQAKARMMVAIPLAVALIVVLLYALFSNFAYSLLTLAAVPFTVLGGVLALWISGQVLSVSAIIGFISLLGVSVMDGILILTCFKELRAAGRNALDAITEAYESRMRPLLMTALSACIGLFPAALSHSIGSEVQRPLATVVVGGMLIGPLFLLLVVPALRLLVLRRMKSSNRRQGLGGKR, from the coding sequence GTGTTTCGCCCCCTTCTGGCCTTCGTGCTCTCGCGCCGGCCCATCGTGCTGCTGGGCCTGCTGGCCTTCATGGCCGCCGGCATCCTCGCCTTCCTCCACCTCAACGTGGAGGCCTATCCCAACCCGGCGCCGGTGATCCTGGAGATCACGGCGCAGGCGCCCGGCCAGTCGGCCGAGGAAATGGAGCGCTACTACACCCGGCCGATGGAAGTGGGCCTGGCCACCACGCCGGGCGTGGACAACATCCGCTCGACCTCGTTCTACGGCCTGTCGTTCGTGCGCGTCACCTTCAAGTACGGCACCGACTATTACTTCGCGCTCACCCAGGTGGCCAACAACCTGCAGGCCAACGTCAGCCTGCCGAACAGCGTGCAGCCGCAGATCCAGGCGTCCAGCCTGGTGGGCGAGATCCTGCGCTACCAGGTCAAGGGGCCACCGGGCATGGGCCTGACGCAGCTGCGCACGCTGCAGGACTGGGTGATCCAGCGCCGGCTGCTCACGGTGCCCGGCGTGGCGCAGGTGGTGACCTGGGGTGGCACCACGAAGGAATACCACGTGGAGCCGGACGCGAAGCTGCTGGAGTCGCGCGGCGTGACGCTGCAGCAGCTGATATCCGCCATCGGCAATGCCAACCTCAACGTGGGCGGCCGTGCGATCAGCGTGGGCGACCAGTCGGTCAACATCCGCGGCCTGGGTGCAGTCGAGAGCCTGGCCGACATCGGCAACGTGGTCATCACCCAGCAGAACGGGCTGCCCATCCAGGTCAAGGACGTGGCGCATATCTCCGAGGGCACGGTGCCGCGCCTGGGCGAGGCCGGACGCGACGACCAGAACGACGTGGTGACCGGCGTGGTGATCATGAACCGCACGCTGCACACCAAGGACGTGATGGAGCGCGTGCAGCAGGCAGTGGAGAAGATCAACGGCGACCACAGCCTGCCGCCCGGCGTGCACCTGGCGCCGTACTACGACCGCTCGGCGCTGGTGAACGTGACCACGCACACGGTGCTGCACAACCTGGTGTTCGGCTGCCTGCTGGTGTTCCTCATCCAGTGGATCTTCCTGGGCGACCTGCGCAGCGCGGTGATCGTGAGCGTGAACATTCCGTTCGCGCTGTTCTTCAGCATCATGATCCTGGTGCTGACCAACGAATCGGCCAACCTGCTGTCGCTCGGGGCGGTGGACTTCGGGATCATCGTGGATTCGGCGGTGATCCTGGTGGAGAACGTGTTCCGCAACTTCCAGCGCAGCCGCGGCGACCGTGCGACGTCGCTGCGTGCGCTGGCGCGCGAGCCCGACGGGGCAGCACTGACACCCGCCACGGGCTGGACGGCGCGCCTGCGCACCATCTACCTGAGCGCCCGGCAGGTGGACAGCTCGGTGCTGTTCTCCACCTGCATCACCATCGCCGCGTTCACGCCGCTCTTCACCATGCAGGGGGTGGAAGGGCAGATCTTCGGGCCCATGGCGCGCACCTACGGCTACGCCCTGGCGGGCGCGCTGCTGGCCACCTTCACCATCACGCCGGTGCTGGCGAGCTACCTGCTGCCGCGCAAGGTGGAAGAGAAGGAGACGCTCATCGTGCGCGCCATCCACCATGCCTACCGCCCGGCGCTGCACTGGGTGCTGGCCCATGCGCGCACCACGGTGGCGATCGGCTGCGTGGCGCTGCTGGCCGGGGGGCTGCTGGCGACGCGGCTGGGCAGCGAGTTCCTGCCGGCGCTGGAAGAAGGCAACCTGTGGATACGCGCCTCCATGCCGCCCACCATCTCGCTGGAGGCCGGCACCGAGCAGGTCAACCGCATGCGGGCGCTGATCAAGGCCTATCCGGAGGTCGTCACCGTGGTCTCGCAGCACGGCCGGCCGGACGACGGCAGCGATGCCTCGGGCTTCAATAACGTGGAGCTGTTCGCGCCGCTGAAGCCCTTCGGCGATTGGCGGCCCGGCATGACCAAGGAGCGCCTGGTCACCGAGCTGCAGTCGAAGTTCGAGAGCGCCTTTCCGGGCGTAGGCTTCAATTTCTCGCAGTACATCCAGGACAACGTGGAAGAGGGCCTGTCGGGCGTGAAGGGTGCCAACTCGGTCAAGATCATCGGGCCCGACCTGCCCACGCTGGAGAGGCTGGCCGACGAGGTGATGGGCGTGATGCGGCAGGTCGATGGCGTGGCCGACCTGGGCACCTTCCACACGCTGGGCCAGCCGAACATGAACATCCACATCGACCGGGCCCGCGCCGCCCGCTACGGCCTGAACACGGGCGACGTGAACGCCACCATCCAGGCCGCGCTGGCCGGCACCAATGCCACCACGGTGCTGGAGGGCGACCGGCAGTTCGGCCTGACGGTGCGCTTCCCGAAGGAGCAGCGCGGCAGCATTGACGCGGTGCGGGCGCTGCGCATCGGCTACACCACGAGCGGCGGCGGCACGGCCTTCATCCCGCTGACCGACGTGGCCACGATCTCGGTGGATACGGGCGCGACCTACATCTACCACGAGAGCAACGAGCGCTACATCCCGATCAAGTTCAGCGCGCGCGGGCGCGACCTGGGCAGCACGGTGTCGGAGGTGCAGCGCAAGGTGGCCGAGCAGGTACAGCTGCCCGAGGGCTACCGCATCACCTATGCCGGCGAGTTCGAGGAACTGCAGCAGGCCAAGGCGCGCATGATGGTCGCCATCCCGCTGGCCGTGGCGCTGATCGTGGTGCTGCTCTACGCGCTCTTCAGCAACTTCGCGTACAGCCTGCTCACGCTGGCGGCGGTGCCCTTCACCGTGCTGGGCGGGGTGCTGGCGCTCTGGATCTCGGGGCAGGTGCTGAGCGTGTCGGCCATCATCGGCTTCATCTCGCTGCTGGGCGTGTCGGTGATGGACGGCATCCTGATCCTGACCTGCTTCAAGGAACTGCGCGCAGCGGGCCGCAATGCCCTGGACGCGATCACCGAAGCGTACGAGAGCCGCATGCGGCCGCTGCTGATGACGGCGCTTTCGGCCTGCATCGGGCTGTTCCCGGCCGCCCTGTCGCACAGCATCGGCAGCGAGGTGCAGCGGCCGCTGGCTACCGTGGTGGTGGGCGGCATGCTGATCGGGCCGCTGTTCCTGCTGCTGGTCGTGCCGGCGCTGCGCCTGTTGGTGCTGCGGCGCATGAAGTCGTCGAACCGCCGGCAAGGCCTGGGAGGCAAGAGATGA
- a CDS encoding efflux transporter outer membrane subunit, which translates to MTTIFERTFCAACVSLALAGCAVEPDYTAPATPAPASLTRDALALPLQPGPVAQDWWTVFGSAPLDALVAEALAHSPTVDAARATLRAAQENVAAQRGLFYPQVQASQNNTRQNTGKTQSSPLNSGDTVFNYHTAQLSVAYTPDLFGGNRRQVESLQASAEQQRWQLEGARLTLASNLVGAVLQGAMLAEQVELTDKAVAAMQEQLRVMRNLQRAGYASGLDVATQENLLGQAQQALPPLQKQLEQTRNLVAVLAGRTPDAVLPLPRLAELAPPPLPQAVPSQLVAQRPDVRAAESALHAASASIGVAEAARFPQLSLTAALGGGATDFGRMFSAGNAVWSLGAGLLMPIFDGGTLAARQRAAEAQFDAAAAQYRGAVLTAFQNVADTLYALSIDQRALQVANASVEATRSGYELTRSQLAQGYASRPSLLAAEQAWRQAQAARAAAYGTLLGDSVALYQAVGGGVQP; encoded by the coding sequence ATGACCACGATCTTTGAACGGACGTTCTGCGCGGCTTGCGTGTCGCTGGCCCTGGCCGGGTGCGCGGTGGAGCCCGACTACACCGCGCCGGCCACGCCGGCCCCGGCGTCGCTCACCCGCGATGCGCTGGCACTGCCGCTGCAGCCCGGGCCCGTGGCGCAGGACTGGTGGACGGTGTTCGGCAGCGCGCCGCTCGATGCCCTGGTGGCCGAGGCGCTGGCGCACAGCCCCACGGTCGATGCCGCGCGCGCCACGCTGCGTGCGGCGCAGGAGAACGTTGCCGCCCAGCGCGGGCTGTTCTATCCGCAGGTGCAGGCCAGCCAGAACAACACGCGGCAGAACACGGGGAAAACCCAGTCGTCGCCGCTGAATTCGGGCGACACGGTGTTCAACTACCACACCGCGCAGCTCAGCGTGGCCTACACGCCCGACCTGTTCGGTGGCAACCGGCGGCAGGTCGAATCGCTGCAGGCGTCGGCCGAGCAGCAGCGCTGGCAGCTGGAAGGCGCGCGCCTGACGCTGGCGAGCAACCTGGTCGGCGCCGTGCTGCAGGGGGCGATGCTGGCCGAGCAGGTGGAACTGACCGACAAGGCCGTGGCCGCGATGCAGGAGCAGTTGCGCGTGATGCGCAACCTGCAGCGCGCCGGCTATGCCAGCGGCCTGGACGTGGCGACGCAGGAGAACCTGCTGGGCCAGGCGCAGCAGGCGCTGCCGCCGCTGCAGAAGCAGCTGGAGCAGACCCGCAACCTCGTGGCGGTGCTGGCGGGCCGCACGCCCGACGCCGTGCTGCCACTGCCGCGGCTGGCGGAGCTGGCCCCGCCGCCTCTGCCCCAGGCCGTGCCGTCGCAGCTGGTGGCACAGCGGCCCGATGTGCGCGCGGCCGAGAGCGCGCTGCATGCGGCCAGCGCGTCGATCGGTGTGGCGGAGGCGGCGCGCTTTCCCCAACTGTCGCTGACGGCGGCGCTGGGTGGCGGGGCCACGGATTTCGGCCGCATGTTCTCCGCGGGCAACGCGGTCTGGTCGCTGGGTGCGGGGCTGCTGATGCCAATCTTCGACGGCGGGACGCTCGCGGCGCGCCAGCGCGCGGCCGAAGCGCAGTTCGATGCGGCGGCGGCGCAGTACCGCGGCGCGGTGCTGACCGCGTTCCAGAACGTCGCGGACACGCTGTATGCGCTGTCGATCGACCAGCGGGCCCTGCAGGTGGCGAATGCCAGCGTGGAGGCCACCCGGTCCGGCTACGAACTCACGCGCTCGCAGCTCGCGCAGGGCTATGCCTCGCGGCCGTCGCTGCTGGCCGCCGAGCAGGCCTGGCGGCAGGCGCAGGCCGCGCGGGCCGCTGCCTACGGCACGCTGCTGGGCGACAGCGTGGCGCTGTACCAGGCGGTGGGCGGCGGCGTCCAGCCGTGA
- a CDS encoding DUF2252 domain-containing protein, whose translation MDAVQEILHYNAGRDPERLALKYERMRSDPFVFLRGTCHLFYARLPRGGIFKSAPPAWCCGDLHLENFGSYKGQHRIAYFDLNDFDEAALAPATWDLVRLLASLRVGAGSLQLEPLAVEALCTAFLSAYVHALGDGKAYWVEPQTAQGLVRTLLDGLRDRQRATFLDGRTVKKGRKRTLRTDGRKALPASDAQRAEVMGFMEDFARTQPHDPHFPHFFRVLDVARRIAGTGSLGVDRYAILVEGKGSPDGNYLLDLKQALPSSLVPHLKTKQPRWGSQAERVVAVQRRVQAVSMAFLQPVEMGGRPYVLRGLQPLEDRVTIAGASQKLADIRGVVATMGRLVAWGQLRSAGRQGSAIADELIDYARRGKWQAKLQAAAAEMAEKTLRDAADYNAAYDDGVFRP comes from the coding sequence ATGGACGCCGTACAGGAAATCCTCCACTACAACGCGGGCCGCGACCCGGAACGACTGGCGCTCAAGTACGAGCGCATGCGCAGCGATCCCTTCGTCTTCCTGCGCGGCACCTGCCACCTGTTCTACGCCCGCCTGCCGCGGGGCGGCATCTTCAAGTCGGCCCCGCCCGCCTGGTGCTGCGGCGACCTGCACCTGGAGAACTTCGGCAGCTACAAGGGCCAGCACCGCATCGCGTATTTCGACCTGAACGACTTCGACGAAGCCGCGCTCGCCCCCGCCACCTGGGACCTCGTGCGGCTGCTGGCCAGCCTGCGGGTGGGCGCCGGCAGCCTGCAGCTCGAGCCCCTTGCGGTGGAAGCGCTCTGCACGGCCTTCCTGTCCGCCTATGTGCATGCGCTGGGCGACGGCAAGGCCTACTGGGTGGAGCCGCAGACCGCGCAGGGACTGGTCCGCACCCTGCTGGACGGGTTGCGGGACCGGCAGCGCGCCACCTTCCTCGATGGCCGCACGGTGAAAAAAGGCCGCAAGCGCACGCTGCGCACCGACGGCCGCAAGGCCCTGCCTGCCTCCGACGCCCAGCGCGCCGAGGTGATGGGCTTCATGGAAGACTTCGCCAGGACGCAGCCGCACGATCCGCATTTCCCGCACTTCTTCCGCGTGCTCGACGTGGCCCGCCGCATCGCCGGCACCGGCAGCCTGGGCGTGGACCGCTACGCCATCCTCGTGGAAGGCAAGGGCTCGCCCGATGGCAACTACCTGCTGGACCTCAAGCAGGCCCTGCCATCCTCGCTGGTCCCGCACCTGAAGACGAAGCAGCCCCGCTGGGGCTCGCAGGCCGAGCGGGTGGTGGCCGTGCAGCGGCGCGTGCAGGCCGTTTCCATGGCGTTCCTGCAGCCGGTGGAGATGGGTGGGCGGCCCTATGTGCTGCGCGGCCTGCAGCCCCTGGAGGACCGCGTGACGATCGCCGGCGCCAGCCAGAAGCTCGCCGACATCCGCGGTGTCGTCGCCACCATGGGCAGGCTGGTCGCCTGGGGCCAGTTGCGCAGCGCGGGCCGCCAGGGCTCGGCCATCGCGGACGAGCTGATCGACTACGCGCGCCGCGGCAAGTGGCAGGCCAAGCTGCAGGCCGCTGCAGCGGAAATGGCCGAGAAGACGCTGCGCGACGCGGCCGACTACAACGCCGCCTACGACGACGGCGTGTTCCGGCCCTGA
- a CDS encoding ABC transporter ATP-binding protein → MAAQDDGAPLLRLQDVHVHYRGAIAALQGVSLDVRAGEIHALLGANGAGKSTVLRAVSQLLPALRGQVARGSIAFAGADVLRATPDMLVRSGLVPVLEGRHCFPSLTIEENLVAGGLGGGAPRSRFAQDLERVYAAFPRLHALRRTPAGLASGGEQQMAAIGRALMARPRLLVLDEPSMGLAPRTVEDIFRELARLNREEGLTLLIAEQNSTVALRHAHRATVLETGRSALCGSAADLRGRADIRALYFGEGMPAQEWAQAA, encoded by the coding sequence ATGGCCGCACAGGACGACGGCGCACCCCTGCTGCGCCTGCAGGACGTGCATGTGCACTACCGCGGCGCCATCGCCGCGCTGCAGGGCGTGAGCCTGGACGTGCGGGCCGGCGAGATCCACGCCCTGCTGGGCGCCAACGGCGCGGGCAAATCCACGGTGCTGCGCGCCGTCTCCCAACTGCTGCCGGCCCTGCGCGGCCAGGTCGCGCGCGGAAGCATCGCCTTCGCGGGCGCCGACGTGCTGCGCGCCACGCCGGATATGCTGGTGCGCAGCGGCCTCGTGCCCGTGCTGGAGGGCCGGCACTGCTTCCCGTCGCTCACGATCGAGGAAAACCTCGTCGCCGGCGGCCTGGGCGGCGGCGCGCCGCGCTCGCGGTTCGCGCAGGACCTGGAACGCGTCTATGCCGCCTTTCCACGCCTGCACGCCCTGCGCCGCACGCCCGCCGGGCTCGCCTCCGGCGGCGAACAGCAGATGGCCGCCATCGGCCGCGCGCTGATGGCGCGGCCCCGCCTGCTGGTGCTGGACGAACCCAGCATGGGTCTCGCGCCCCGCACCGTGGAGGACATCTTCCGCGAGCTGGCGCGCCTCAACCGCGAGGAAGGCCTGACGCTGCTCATCGCCGAGCAGAACTCCACCGTGGCGCTGCGCCACGCCCACCGGGCCACCGTGCTCGAGACCGGCCGCAGCGCCCTGTGCGGCAGCGCCGCGGACCTGCGCGGGCGCGCCGACATCCGGGCGCTGTACTTCGGCGAAGGCATGCCGGCGCAGGAATGGGCGCAGGCGGCCTGA
- a CDS encoding SfnB family sulfur acquisition oxidoreductase, producing MSAVLQSPATEQPVRPHALQAALQPGQPVPGLPRPKAPAHVIRDDAEAIAIAHGLAERFREGAALRDRDRLWPVEEIDAYSQSGLWAINVPRAHGGAEVSYATLAEVIAIISAADPSIGQITQNHLGIVAAIRTVSDEAQQRLLFGEILAGARFGNAFSESGSRRAADFETRFVEDGDHVVVSGRKFYSSGALLAHYVPIVANDPQGRAWYAIAERDAPGLSVIDDWSSFGQRTTLSGTVLIDRVRVPRTHLVPAWKGYDRPSADGAIFQIIQAAVDVGIARNAIEDTQDFVRTKTRPWVDSQRDTAAEDPYTIHAVGDLQIRLHASEALLERAGRAIDRALATPDADTVAAAQIAVAEAKVLSTEIALQAANKLFELAGTRSTLGQYHLDRHWRNARTHTLHDPVRWKYAIVGNYHLNGVKPPFHAWS from the coding sequence ATGTCCGCCGTGCTCCAGAGCCCCGCCACCGAACAGCCCGTCCGCCCGCATGCCCTGCAGGCGGCCCTGCAGCCCGGCCAGCCCGTGCCGGGGCTGCCGCGCCCCAAGGCCCCGGCCCACGTGATCCGCGATGACGCCGAGGCCATCGCCATCGCCCACGGCCTGGCCGAGCGCTTCCGCGAGGGCGCCGCGCTGCGCGACCGCGACCGCCTCTGGCCGGTGGAGGAGATCGATGCCTATTCCCAGAGCGGGCTCTGGGCCATCAACGTGCCCCGCGCCCATGGCGGCGCGGAGGTGTCGTACGCCACGCTGGCGGAGGTCATCGCGATCATCTCCGCGGCCGACCCGTCCATCGGACAGATCACCCAGAACCACCTGGGCATCGTGGCCGCCATCCGCACCGTGTCGGACGAGGCGCAGCAGCGCCTGCTGTTCGGCGAGATCCTCGCGGGCGCGCGCTTCGGCAACGCCTTCTCCGAATCGGGCTCGCGCCGCGCCGCGGACTTCGAGACCCGCTTCGTGGAGGACGGCGACCACGTCGTGGTAAGCGGTCGCAAGTTCTACTCCAGCGGCGCGCTGCTGGCGCACTACGTGCCCATCGTGGCCAACGATCCGCAGGGCCGCGCCTGGTATGCCATCGCCGAGCGCGACGCACCCGGCCTGTCGGTCATCGACGACTGGAGCAGCTTCGGGCAGCGCACCACGCTGAGCGGCACCGTGCTCATCGACCGGGTGCGCGTGCCCCGCACCCACCTCGTGCCGGCCTGGAAGGGCTACGACCGGCCCTCCGCGGACGGCGCGATCTTCCAGATCATCCAGGCCGCGGTGGACGTGGGCATTGCCCGCAACGCGATCGAGGACACCCAGGACTTCGTGCGCACCAAGACCCGCCCCTGGGTGGACAGCCAGCGCGATACCGCCGCCGAAGATCCCTACACCATCCACGCGGTCGGCGACCTGCAGATCCGCCTGCACGCGAGCGAGGCGCTGCTGGAGCGCGCGGGCCGCGCCATCGACCGCGCGCTGGCCACGCCCGATGCGGACACCGTGGCCGCCGCGCAGATCGCGGTGGCCGAGGCCAAGGTGCTCTCCACCGAGATCGCCCTGCAGGCCGCCAACAAGCTCTTCGAGCTCGCCGGCACGCGCTCCACGCTGGGCCAGTACCACCTGGACCGCCACTGGCGCAACGCGCGCACCCACACGCTGCACGACCCGGTGCGGTGGAAGTACGCCATCGTGGGCAACTACCACCTGAACGGCGTGAAGCCGCCCTTCCACGCCTGGAGCTGA